The following coding sequences lie in one Mucilaginibacter sp. KACC 22773 genomic window:
- a CDS encoding GNAT family N-acetyltransferase — translation MENRNADLTIRLASIKDAQGILDIYNDAILNTTAVYSYEPHTIDMRLHWLEDKRHHNIPVLVAELDGMVTGFATYGPFRAWAAYQYTIEHSVYVHKAYRQQGIAEKLLWQLIEAVKQQPIHTIVAGIDAGNVASIKLHQKLGFTEIGTFKQVGYKFDRWLDLKFMQLILDSDFKPGS, via the coding sequence ATGGAAAACAGAAATGCTGATTTGACCATTCGGCTGGCATCAATCAAAGATGCCCAAGGTATACTTGATATTTACAATGATGCCATATTGAATACAACGGCCGTGTATAGTTATGAACCTCATACTATTGATATGCGCCTGCATTGGCTGGAGGACAAGCGCCACCACAATATTCCTGTTTTAGTGGCCGAGCTTGATGGCATGGTAACCGGATTTGCAACTTATGGTCCCTTCAGGGCATGGGCTGCCTACCAGTATACTATTGAACATTCTGTATATGTTCACAAAGCTTACAGGCAGCAAGGTATAGCCGAAAAACTTTTATGGCAACTCATCGAAGCAGTAAAACAGCAGCCAATACATACTATTGTTGCGGGCATTGATGCCGGGAATGTCGCGAGTATTAAACTGCACCAGAAGCTTGGTTTTACAGAGATAGGTACTTTTAAGCAGGTTGGTTATAAGTTTGACCGTTGGCTGGATTTGAAATTTATGCAATTGATATTGGATAGCGATTTTAAGCCCGGCAGCTAA
- a CDS encoding MFS transporter, translating to MTTNPPTKAHPHLTSFTLWIMTIATCLVVANIYYNQPLLADIAHTFKISDKKAQQVSLFTQIGYATGLLFIIPLADMLKRKRLILIDFALVIISLLISAVAPSVLVLTIAGFLVGVSSVIPQLLIPMAAHLAKPAERGKKIGFVMSGLLIGILLSRTLSGFIGQHFGWRTMYYIATGLMLAMWLMIFFFLPEVEPDYKGNYKNLMKSLIHLVKTQPKLRMAAFRGALCFAGFSAFWTTLVFLLKQPQFNEGSSVAGLFGLVGAFGALAAGLMGRLSDKMDSYKLSGYTLLLVLVSFIIFYFSNSSIVGLIIGVIVLDMGVQATHISNQSIIFGLIPEARNRLNTVYMVCYFIGGASGTFLASLVWKTYQWTGVCAIGVTLAAIALAAHFINYKKNVRN from the coding sequence ATGACAACTAACCCGCCTACAAAAGCACACCCGCATTTAACATCGTTCACTTTATGGATTATGACCATTGCCACTTGTCTGGTGGTGGCCAATATTTACTACAACCAACCTTTGCTGGCCGATATTGCACACACTTTTAAAATCTCTGATAAAAAAGCCCAGCAGGTTTCGCTATTTACTCAAATTGGATATGCAACCGGTTTATTGTTTATTATACCACTGGCCGATATGCTTAAACGTAAGCGATTAATATTGATAGATTTTGCCCTTGTCATTATCTCGTTATTAATAAGCGCGGTAGCACCATCGGTGCTGGTGTTAACAATAGCCGGATTTTTAGTGGGGGTATCTTCGGTAATACCACAATTACTGATACCTATGGCCGCGCACCTGGCCAAACCGGCCGAACGCGGTAAAAAAATTGGCTTTGTAATGAGCGGCCTGTTGATAGGTATACTATTATCACGTACGCTAAGTGGTTTTATTGGCCAACATTTTGGCTGGCGTACAATGTACTATATAGCTACGGGGTTAATGCTGGCCATGTGGCTAATGATATTTTTCTTTTTGCCCGAAGTTGAACCCGATTATAAAGGCAATTATAAAAACCTGATGAAATCGCTCATCCACCTGGTTAAAACTCAGCCAAAACTCAGGATGGCTGCCTTCCGGGGGGCCCTATGCTTTGCCGGTTTTAGCGCGTTTTGGACAACGCTGGTATTTTTACTAAAACAGCCCCAATTCAACGAAGGTAGTTCTGTTGCCGGCCTCTTTGGATTAGTCGGCGCGTTTGGCGCGTTGGCAGCCGGCTTAATGGGCAGGTTAAGCGACAAAATGGATTCATACAAATTGTCAGGATATACACTATTATTAGTACTCGTTTCTTTTATCATCTTCTATTTCTCCAACAGCAGCATCGTTGGTTTAATTATAGGGGTAATTGTATTGGATATGGGTGTGCAGGCTACACATATTTCTAACCAATCTATCATATTCGGCTTGATCCCCGAGGCGCGTAACAGGCTAAACACGGTATACATGGTGTGTTATTTTATAGGCGGCGCTTCGGGCACATTTTTGGCCAGCCTGGTTTGGAAAACTTACCAGTGGACCGGCGTGTGTGCCATTGGCGTTACATTGGCAGCCATCGCGCTGGCTGCGCACTTTATTAACTACAAAAAAAACGTTCGGAACTAA
- the lpxB gene encoding lipid-A-disaccharide synthase, whose product MKYYLVAGEASGDLHGANLMKALKELDLAAEFRFFGGDLMKAEGGTLVKHYADMAFMGFVEVVVNLRAILKNMKACKDDIAAYQPDVLVLIDFPGFNLKIAEYAKSIGLRVNYYISPKVWAWNQKRVLKIKRIVDHLFCILPFEVDFYKSWGMDVDYVGNPLLDAITAFEPNPEFLKQNNVSGKKIIALLPGSRKQEINYLLPDMIAVARQFKDYQFVIAGAPSFKPGFYSQFVKDTNIPVIFNATYDLLTNAHAAIVASGTATLETALFNIPQVVVYKGNALTIAIARMLVKVKFISLVNLIVSRAIVKELIQEDCNELKIAAELGALINEGSYRETMLKDYDALDQRMGQPGASAKTARLIVKYATKK is encoded by the coding sequence ATGAAGTATTACCTGGTAGCCGGCGAAGCCTCGGGCGATTTGCACGGGGCCAACCTGATGAAAGCACTTAAGGAGCTTGATCTGGCCGCCGAATTTCGTTTTTTTGGCGGCGACCTGATGAAGGCCGAAGGTGGAACCCTGGTGAAGCACTATGCCGATATGGCCTTTATGGGTTTTGTGGAGGTTGTTGTTAACCTGCGTGCCATCCTCAAAAACATGAAAGCCTGTAAAGATGATATTGCGGCATACCAACCCGACGTTTTGGTGTTGATTGATTTTCCGGGCTTTAATTTAAAAATAGCAGAATACGCTAAATCCATCGGCCTGCGGGTTAACTACTACATTTCGCCCAAAGTATGGGCATGGAACCAAAAGCGGGTATTAAAAATCAAGCGGATAGTTGATCATCTGTTTTGCATATTGCCTTTTGAAGTTGATTTTTATAAAAGCTGGGGAATGGATGTTGATTATGTAGGCAATCCGTTGCTGGATGCAATAACTGCATTTGAGCCTAATCCCGAATTTTTAAAGCAAAATAATGTATCTGGTAAAAAGATCATAGCGCTGTTGCCGGGCAGCCGCAAACAGGAAATAAATTATTTATTGCCGGATATGATTGCCGTAGCCAGGCAGTTTAAAGACTATCAGTTTGTTATAGCAGGAGCGCCATCATTTAAGCCCGGGTTTTACAGCCAGTTTGTGAAGGATACCAATATTCCCGTAATATTTAATGCCACATACGATTTGTTAACCAACGCGCATGCCGCCATTGTTGCCTCGGGAACTGCAACTTTAGAGACTGCCTTGTTTAACATACCACAAGTAGTAGTATATAAAGGCAACGCGTTAACCATCGCGATAGCCCGTATGTTGGTAAAAGTTAAATTTATATCATTGGTTAACCTGATTGTAAGCAGGGCGATAGTAAAGGAGCTTATCCAGGAAGACTGTAATGAGCTGAAAATAGCTGCCGAACTTGGTGCACTGATTAATGAAGGCAGTTACCGTGAAACGATGTTGAAAGATTATGATGCCCTTGACCAAAGGATGGGCCAACCCGGTGCATCGGCCAAAACCGCACGACTGATTGTTAAATACGCCACAAAAAAATAA
- the surE gene encoding 5'/3'-nucleotidase SurE, producing the protein MKSIKPTILVVNDDGITAPGIKVLIEAMSEIGRVVVVAPDSPQSGMGHAITIGKPLRLDKVDIYEGIEMYRCSGTPVDCVKLAVNKVFKGLKPDLCVSGINHGLNNSINVLYSGTMSAAVEGAIESIPSIGFSLDDYNLDANFSHCVKYIKELALQVLANGLPANTLLNVNFPNTHDIKGIKICRQANAKWAEEFDERVDPHKRPYYWLTGVFQLNDGGEDTDVWALEHNYASVVPVQFDMTAHHAIPFLNTWAFNV; encoded by the coding sequence ATGAAATCAATCAAACCCACCATACTTGTTGTTAACGATGATGGCATAACCGCCCCCGGCATCAAAGTATTAATTGAAGCCATGAGCGAGATAGGCAGGGTAGTGGTTGTTGCACCCGATAGCCCGCAATCGGGCATGGGGCACGCCATTACTATAGGTAAACCTTTACGTTTAGATAAGGTAGATATTTATGAGGGCATCGAAATGTACCGCTGCTCTGGTACGCCGGTTGATTGTGTGAAGCTTGCCGTAAATAAAGTATTTAAAGGGCTTAAGCCCGATTTATGCGTATCGGGCATTAACCATGGCTTAAATAATTCCATTAACGTATTGTACTCCGGCACCATGTCGGCAGCTGTTGAAGGCGCTATTGAAAGTATTCCATCTATTGGTTTTTCTTTAGATGATTATAACCTGGATGCTAACTTTAGCCATTGCGTTAAATATATTAAGGAGCTTGCCCTGCAGGTTTTAGCCAACGGTTTACCTGCAAATACGTTACTTAACGTGAATTTTCCGAACACCCACGATATTAAAGGAATCAAGATTTGCCGGCAGGCTAACGCTAAATGGGCCGAAGAATTTGATGAAAGGGTTGATCCGCATAAACGGCCCTATTACTGGCTAACCGGTGTTTTTCAGTTAAACGATGGTGGCGAGGATACCGATGTTTGGGCTTTAGAACACAATTACGCATCGGTGGTACCTGTTCAGTTTGATATGACGGCGCACCACGCCATCCCGTTTTTAAACACCTGGGCATTTAATGTGTAA
- a CDS encoding Uma2 family endonuclease, with product MPIGAPYQYINGCLIDWPSRTVNHQLTLAAVATAFITYEDRVKNEGTYLMRPIEVILGNQNSFQPDFVYVAEERRDIIRDYIYGPPDLVVEVLWEKNAYYDLRPKKDTYEKYGVKEYVIIDPIAQNADLYVLRDGVYYLHQKTQKNEIVHSLILPGFAIELAKVFK from the coding sequence ATGCCCATTGGTGCACCTTACCAATACATCAACGGGTGCTTGATTGATTGGCCATCCCGAACAGTAAATCATCAACTTACCCTTGCAGCGGTAGCTACAGCCTTTATAACTTATGAAGACAGGGTTAAAAACGAAGGCACTTATTTAATGCGACCAATTGAAGTAATACTCGGCAATCAAAACTCCTTTCAGCCAGACTTTGTTTACGTTGCCGAAGAAAGGCGCGATATCATTAGGGATTATATTTATGGTCCGCCCGATTTGGTTGTCGAGGTTCTATGGGAAAAGAACGCCTATTATGACCTTCGCCCTAAAAAAGACACCTACGAAAAATACGGTGTAAAAGAATACGTCATTATTGACCCTATAGCGCAGAACGCCGATCTTTATGTATTAAGGGATGGCGTTTATTACCTTCATCAAAAAACGCAGAAAAATGAGATAGTCCATTCTTTAATCTTGCCTGGCTTTGCAATTGAACTTGCAAAGGTTTTCAAATAA
- a CDS encoding CsbD family protein, which translates to MDKLQIKGGWNELKGKIKQAYGDLTDDDLTYEQGKDDETLGRLQQKTGKTRDELVKWINSL; encoded by the coding sequence ATGGATAAATTACAAATTAAGGGTGGTTGGAATGAATTGAAGGGTAAAATAAAACAAGCCTACGGCGATCTTACCGACGATGATTTAACTTACGAACAAGGTAAAGACGACGAAACGTTAGGAAGACTCCAGCAAAAAACCGGTAAAACGCGCGATGAACTGGTGAAATGGATAAACAGTTTATAA
- the acs gene encoding acetate--CoA ligase, which produces MKITSFDEYKQVYQQSIEQPEEFWAGIAENFLWQKKWDKVLDWNFKEPKIKWFQGAKLNITENCLDRHLETIGDKPAIIWEPNDPQEDHRILTYRQLHDKVCQFANVLKNNGAKKGDRICIYMPMIPELAIAVLACARIGAIHSVVFGGFSAQSIADRINDAECNIVITADGGFRGNKAIPLKGVIDDALVQCRSVKRVIVLTRSRTPVSMIKGRDVWWEDEVKKVETQGNPDCPAEVMDAEDMLFILYTSGSTGKPKGVVHTTGGYMVYTGYTFANVFQYNKGEVYFCTADIGWITGHSYIVYGPLSQGATTLMFEGVPTYPDAGRFWDIVDKFKVNILYTAPTAIRSLMSFGEEPLKGKDLSSLTKLGSVGEPINEEAWHWYDEKIGHGKCPIADTWWQTENGGLMISPICNVTPTKPGYATLPLPGVQPVLVDENGKVIEGNGVSGNLCIKFPWPGMLRTTYGDHERCRTTYFATYENMYFTGDGCLRDEDGYYRITGRVDDVLNVSGHRIGTAEVENAINMHSSVVESAVVGYPHDIKGQGVYAFVVCPNQHGDSELARKDITMTVARIIGAIAKPDKIQFVTGLPKTRSGKIMRRILRKIAEGETSNLGDTSTLLDPAVVEEIKAGAL; this is translated from the coding sequence ATGAAGATTACATCATTTGACGAATACAAGCAGGTATACCAACAAAGTATTGAGCAACCCGAAGAATTTTGGGCCGGTATAGCCGAAAACTTTTTATGGCAAAAAAAGTGGGATAAGGTATTGGACTGGAATTTTAAAGAGCCTAAAATAAAATGGTTCCAGGGCGCCAAACTAAATATAACCGAAAATTGTCTCGACCGTCACCTTGAAACTATTGGCGATAAACCGGCCATCATCTGGGAGCCTAATGATCCGCAGGAAGATCACCGGATATTAACCTATCGCCAGCTGCACGATAAAGTTTGCCAGTTTGCCAATGTTTTAAAAAATAATGGCGCAAAAAAAGGCGACCGTATTTGTATTTACATGCCAATGATTCCCGAATTGGCTATAGCCGTTTTGGCTTGTGCCCGTATTGGCGCTATCCATTCTGTAGTATTTGGCGGTTTTTCGGCACAATCCATTGCCGATAGGATAAACGATGCCGAGTGTAATATAGTTATTACTGCCGATGGCGGCTTCCGTGGCAATAAGGCCATACCGTTAAAAGGTGTTATTGATGATGCGTTGGTGCAATGCCGGTCTGTTAAAAGAGTAATAGTATTAACCCGCAGCCGTACGCCGGTATCCATGATAAAAGGCCGTGACGTTTGGTGGGAAGATGAAGTTAAAAAGGTAGAAACCCAGGGTAATCCCGATTGCCCCGCCGAAGTAATGGATGCCGAGGATATGCTGTTCATTTTATATACCTCCGGCTCAACAGGTAAACCCAAAGGTGTGGTGCATACCACAGGCGGCTACATGGTTTACACAGGTTATACTTTTGCCAATGTATTTCAGTACAACAAAGGCGAGGTTTATTTTTGTACTGCCGATATAGGCTGGATAACCGGGCACTCATACATTGTTTATGGCCCGTTATCGCAGGGGGCAACAACTTTGATGTTTGAAGGTGTGCCAACCTACCCGGATGCCGGCCGTTTTTGGGATATAGTAGATAAGTTTAAAGTTAATATATTATATACCGCGCCAACTGCTATCCGTTCATTAATGAGCTTCGGCGAGGAGCCTTTGAAAGGTAAAGACCTAAGTTCGTTAACCAAACTGGGTTCGGTAGGCGAGCCGATAAACGAAGAAGCATGGCACTGGTACGATGAAAAGATAGGCCACGGCAAATGCCCTATTGCCGATACCTGGTGGCAAACAGAAAATGGCGGGTTGATGATATCTCCAATTTGCAATGTTACCCCAACTAAGCCGGGGTATGCAACTTTACCATTGCCAGGTGTACAGCCGGTACTGGTTGATGAAAATGGTAAAGTGATTGAAGGTAACGGCGTAAGCGGCAACCTTTGTATCAAGTTTCCATGGCCGGGAATGCTGCGTACTACCTATGGCGATCATGAACGCTGCCGCACCACCTACTTTGCCACTTACGAAAATATGTACTTTACCGGCGACGGCTGTTTAAGGGACGAAGATGGCTACTACCGCATCACCGGCCGGGTTGACGACGTGCTGAACGTATCCGGTCACCGCATTGGCACCGCCGAAGTAGAGAATGCTATTAATATGCACAGCAGCGTTGTTGAATCGGCCGTTGTGGGTTATCCGCATGATATTAAGGGACAGGGCGTTTATGCCTTTGTGGTATGCCCTAACCAGCATGGCGATTCGGAACTTGCGCGCAAGGATATCACCATGACCGTTGCCCGTATTATAGGTGCCATAGCCAAGCCGGATAAAATCCAGTTTGTGACCGGGCTGCCAAAAACCAGGTCGGGGAAAATTATGCGCCGTATTTTGCGCAAAATAGCCGAAGGTGAAACATCCAACTTAGGCGATACCTCTACCTTGCTTGACCCGGCCGTGGTTGAAGAAATTAAGGCAGGAGCGTTGTAA
- the rpmB gene encoding 50S ribosomal protein L28 codes for MSRICDLTGKASIVGNNVSNSNVKTKRRFHPNLKLKKFYIPEEDKWITLKVSTSAVKTITKNGITACINKFVKKGYI; via the coding sequence ATGTCAAGAATTTGTGATCTAACAGGAAAAGCATCTATAGTTGGTAACAACGTTTCTAACTCAAACGTTAAAACTAAACGCAGATTTCATCCTAACTTAAAACTTAAAAAGTTTTATATCCCTGAAGAGGATAAATGGATTACCTTAAAGGTATCTACTTCGGCTGTAAAAACCATCACTAAAAATGGTATTACTGCATGTATCAATAAATTTGTAAAAAAAGGATACATTTAG
- the rpmG gene encoding 50S ribosomal protein L33, producing MAKKGNRVQVILECTEHKTSGMPGMSRYITTKNKKNTTERLEMKKFNPVLRKVTVHKEIK from the coding sequence ATGGCAAAAAAAGGCAACAGGGTTCAGGTTATATTAGAGTGTACTGAACACAAAACAAGCGGTATGCCAGGCATGTCTCGCTATATTACCACCAAGAACAAAAAAAATACCACTGAAAGACTGGAAATGAAAAAATTCAACCCGGTTTTAAGGAAAGTAACTGTTCATAAAGAGATTAAGTAA
- a CDS encoding DUF4295 domain-containing protein produces the protein MAKKVVATLKVAGKGKEYSKVITMNKSPKTGAYSFKEQIVPNDAVKDIIAGK, from the coding sequence ATGGCAAAGAAAGTAGTTGCAACACTGAAAGTAGCAGGTAAAGGCAAAGAATATTCAAAAGTTATCACAATGAACAAATCACCAAAAACCGGTGCTTATTCATTCAAAGAGCAAATTGTTCCTAACGACGCTGTTAAGGACATCATTGCAGGCAAATAA
- the ftsY gene encoding signal recognition particle-docking protein FtsY, protein MGLFDFFKKKENTQQEQQALDSGLEKTKDNFFSKITKAVAGKSTVDDDVLDDLEEILVTSDVGVKTTLKIIERIQERVARDKYIGTGELNVLLKDEIQKLLAENNSNDFRNFEYGDHKPYVIMVVGVNGVGKTTTIGKLAHKLKQAGNKVVLGAADTFRAAAVDQLQLWGKRVDVKVVAQPMGSDPASVAYDTLRSAVANGDDVAIIDTAGRLHNKVGLMNELTKIKNVMQKVIPGAPHEILLVLDASTGQNAIEQCKQFTEATNVNALALTKLDGTAKGGVVIGISDQFKIPVKYIGVGEGMEHLQLFDRQAFVDSLFKQ, encoded by the coding sequence ATGGGATTATTTGATTTTTTTAAGAAAAAGGAAAATACACAGCAGGAGCAGCAAGCCCTTGATAGCGGTTTAGAAAAAACCAAGGATAATTTTTTTTCAAAGATAACCAAGGCCGTCGCAGGTAAATCAACCGTTGATGATGATGTGCTGGATGATTTGGAAGAGATCCTGGTAACATCAGACGTGGGTGTAAAAACCACGCTCAAGATCATCGAACGCATTCAGGAACGTGTAGCCCGCGATAAATACATTGGCACCGGCGAACTGAATGTGTTGCTGAAAGATGAGATCCAAAAACTCCTGGCCGAAAATAACAGTAACGATTTCCGCAATTTTGAATATGGCGATCATAAGCCCTATGTAATCATGGTGGTTGGCGTTAACGGCGTAGGTAAAACTACTACTATTGGCAAACTGGCACATAAGCTAAAGCAAGCCGGCAATAAAGTAGTGCTTGGCGCTGCCGATACTTTTCGTGCGGCAGCCGTCGATCAATTGCAACTTTGGGGCAAACGGGTTGATGTAAAAGTAGTGGCACAGCCAATGGGTTCCGATCCTGCTTCTGTAGCATATGATACCCTTCGCTCAGCTGTTGCCAACGGTGATGATGTAGCGATAATTGATACTGCCGGCAGATTACACAATAAAGTAGGCCTGATGAACGAGCTTACCAAAATTAAAAATGTGATGCAAAAGGTAATTCCCGGCGCGCCACACGAAATACTATTGGTATTGGATGCATCAACCGGTCAAAATGCAATTGAGCAATGCAAGCAGTTTACCGAGGCCACCAATGTAAACGCCCTGGCCTTAACCAAGCTTGATGGCACGGCTAAAGGTGGTGTGGTAATAGGGATATCAGATCAGTTTAAAATCCCGGTAAAATATATAGGTGTAGGCGAAGGCATGGAGCATCTGCAGTTGTTTGACAGGCAGGCTTTCGTCGATTCTTTATTCAAGCAATAA
- the rimO gene encoding 30S ribosomal protein S12 methylthiotransferase RimO, giving the protein MKTKEISRPIAKPVKQRVNVVTLGCSKNIYDSEILMGQLKGNQFDVVHEAEKVGKNDIIVINTCGFIDNAKQESIDTILQYSELKEQGKVGKVIVTGCLSERYKPELEAEITNVDAYFGTNDLQNLLASVGANYKHELIGERLLTTPSHFAYFKIAEGCNRPCSFCAIPLMRGKHLSTPIDQLVKDAQNLVKNGTKELILIAQDLTYYGLDLYGKRNLDELLRRLSDVNGVEWIRLQYAYPSGFPMEVLDVMNERDNICKYMDMPLQHISDDMLKSMRRGITKQKTIDLVNQIRDKVPGIAMRTTLITGYPGETQQDFEEMAQWVEDTKFDRLGCFTYSHEEKTHAHSLIDDVPDELKQERADAIMEIQQGISFDKNQEKIGHTFKVLVDKKDGNYFVGRTEFDSPEVDNEVLIDASIDYATVGSFVNVKIDSAEDFDLYGQIVK; this is encoded by the coding sequence ATGAAGACAAAAGAAATTTCCCGGCCGATAGCTAAACCTGTTAAACAACGTGTTAACGTGGTTACTTTAGGTTGTTCAAAAAACATATACGATTCTGAGATATTGATGGGCCAGCTGAAAGGCAACCAGTTTGACGTGGTACACGAGGCCGAAAAAGTGGGTAAAAACGATATCATAGTTATCAATACCTGCGGCTTTATCGATAACGCTAAACAGGAATCTATTGATACCATCCTCCAATATAGCGAACTTAAAGAACAAGGCAAAGTTGGTAAGGTAATAGTTACCGGTTGCTTAAGCGAACGTTACAAACCCGAGTTGGAAGCCGAAATAACAAATGTTGACGCTTACTTTGGTACCAATGACCTGCAAAACCTGCTGGCTTCTGTAGGTGCCAACTACAAACACGAACTGATTGGCGAACGTCTATTAACCACGCCATCCCATTTTGCTTATTTTAAAATTGCCGAAGGTTGTAACCGACCATGTTCGTTCTGCGCTATTCCGCTGATGCGCGGCAAGCATTTGAGCACACCTATTGACCAATTGGTTAAAGATGCCCAAAACCTGGTAAAAAACGGCACCAAAGAACTAATACTCATTGCCCAGGACTTAACCTACTACGGCCTCGACCTGTACGGTAAACGTAATCTGGATGAGTTATTACGCCGCCTGAGCGACGTTAACGGTGTAGAGTGGATCAGGCTGCAATACGCTTACCCATCCGGCTTCCCGATGGAGGTTTTAGATGTAATGAACGAGCGCGATAACATTTGCAAATACATGGATATGCCATTACAGCACATCAGCGATGATATGCTTAAATCTATGCGCCGTGGTATCACCAAACAAAAAACCATCGACTTGGTAAACCAGATTCGTGATAAAGTGCCCGGCATTGCCATGCGTACTACCCTCATCACCGGCTACCCTGGCGAAACCCAGCAGGATTTTGAAGAAATGGCCCAATGGGTTGAGGATACTAAATTCGATCGCCTTGGCTGCTTCACTTATTCGCATGAGGAAAAAACACATGCCCATTCGCTGATAGATGATGTCCCCGACGAACTAAAACAGGAACGTGCCGACGCCATTATGGAAATTCAGCAGGGAATTTCTTTTGACAAAAACCAGGAAAAAATTGGCCACACATTTAAGGTTTTGGTTGATAAAAAAGACGGCAACTACTTTGTTGGCCGTACAGAATTTGATTCTCCGGAAGTTGACAACGAGGTTTTAATTGATGCCAGCATTGATTATGCAACCGTTGGCAGCTTTGTTAACGTGAAGATAGACAGTGCCGAAGACTTTGATCTTTATGGACAAATTGTAAAATAA